The region GGTTGGGGAGACCAGGAGAGCTTGGCGATGCTGCTTTGACCTGTCCATGTGTCTGTGTTGTTTGTGGTCGCTCGACATGCCCGCCACCAGGGACAAAGTTGggtggtgtggtctggtgagctCCAATCTTGACATGGATGTGGGGCTGCCACTTTCACAGTTGACTGGTTTGGTCTGATCGTTGATGTGGCCAAGCGTGGTCATGGTGCCTTGAGCTATGCTGTTCGTGCTGTCTGCTACcctgtctggttcaattCCATGTCGGCGGGATATTTTTACGACCCGGACAGGGGTGTCAGCTCAGGGGTCATTGGTTCATTGCCTGCCCAATTTGTATTTGATCaatccaacattgaacgttCAAAGCTAACCACCCAGCAAAaagagaccagttgacctgagTAGACCTGGCTTGGAACTGTCTGGTCCTGgcattgaacattgaaggatcaatctggtccagtcaCCGCATTCTTGCCATCTCGCCCTCAATTGACATTCTCAAATTCACAACACTGACATCCGGCATTCCCGCCGGACACAGAACCCAATAACGCCAATAGCTGTGCCGTTCCATTTGTGTATTGCTACTTTGCTCTACTGTGCCAATTCAAGGGTATCACTATAATACATGCGTACAGGGGTAGAGCCCTCTCTGGACATCCCACAGTCGCCAACCCATCTTGAAGCCATTTCACCCCATAAAACAGTATATCAAGCTGTTTGGCTTGCTCCTCCCGCTTCAGAACTATTGTCCCTAGgctttttgcccttcttggcctcttccTTGAGCTCACTATCGAAAATATCCACTGCTAAACTCGAGTCCACAAAgtcttccatttcttctgTGACAGTCTTtagcttctccttgacggCTAGTGCCGCCTCTGCGCCCACAATATGGCGAGATGGTGGATTTTCGTGTCCCCCAATAGCCGTAAGGGCGTGGACAGTTTCGTTGACTAGTGCATCCGCAGCGTTTTGCGGAAGTTTGGGGTATCGAGAGAAAATATCTCCGCGGCCAGGTTCAGGTTCCAACGACATGCTCCCTGGAGTAGAGGGTGTAGCTCTATAGTCGAGGGAGTCTGGAACAGCCGTGTCGGGATCCGAATTCAACACGTTACTGAGCATATCTCGCACGTTCGGTGCCGTGGGGTATGCATCAATATATGCCGGGACTTGGGGTGCGAAGGTGAGGCGACTAGTGAGCGATTGGATCTCCATGTTCGGTTGAACAATTGTGACTTTGATATTAAAAGGAGCTACTTCGTATGCCAATGAGTCGCAGTACCCCTCGAGCGCCCATGTTGCCGCCGAGAACATCGATAGCCCGGGAGTACCAAGGTGGCCACAAACGCTCGTGAGGGCAATGATGTGGCCTGTATGTTGTTTCCTTAACTGAGGTAATGCCGCTTTGATGAAGTTCACCTGCGAAAAGAAATTGCTTTCAAACTGTTGTCTAGCAAGGCTTTGTGTGTGCGGATTTGTTGACAGCTCCTCTACCGTAGCGACAACAGCTACACCAGATTTTGTACGTCAGACTAGGAGCAAAATATCATTTGAATTGGTTGTGGGGGCTCAGAAGTTCTCACCCTCAGATCTGCAGCAAAGCAGAATGTCAATGCGCCCAAAAACATCCACGGCTTCGGCGACTGCGGAGAGACTTGAGCTCATGTTGTCCTCACAACGAAAGCCACGAATGCGGTCCTTCCATCCTTCGCGATCCTTGCGGTTGCTCTTACACTCAGCAATTAGCTCGCGAAATTCGGCGCTCCGTTGCTCATGGTCAATTTCCTGCGGTGGCAAACACGCGACGACGTAGTCACCATGAGAGAGCAGTTGACGGATCAGGCGCACGGCCAGTGGTGATAAGGCGGCCGTCAGCAGCCACGTCCGTGGTGAGTTGTGTGTCGCTACAGGTTGAGATTCCTCGTCAGCCATGGTATCAGATTGAATGAGGGCATGCGAGGGACTGTGGACTGCCATCCAGCAAGCTCACACCAATTGGTGGACTTTGCGTCTGTGCAAGGTCGCCTGTCCGGTCTGGGGATGGGATGGCAACATGCAGTGGGATGGGAAGCGAGGCTTAAAATATCAAACTGCTTTCTAGGTTCAAGTATGACAGGTGCGAGACGGCCAGTTTTGCAAGCTTCCGCTAAACTCAATCGCCAACGTGGGGAGAGACCTGGTTTCTGCCGCGTTGCATCTTGCGAAGGAGGTCTGACCACTTGACAGATCCATTCAATCCTTGGCTGTTTGCATTGAGCTTCCCCGTCGGCCATAGAAGGGGTCTGGTGTTCCAGCCTTTTTGACGAGACAAGACCAATGACAGTCTAGCGCTTGCGGCTTCTGTGGCTGAGGTTGGAATAGCAAGTGCCGACTGGTGAGACTCGTGAGGCGTTGCAAGGGCTGGCAGTCGCAAAAAGACCCAACAAAAACGCGCAGAAAATATAAAGAAACACAACTTAATGGATAGACAGGCTCGAGTCGAAGAAAAGCGAAGAAACGATGTACATACGGAaagatggtggtggtatgGAAGCAGACTGATTTCGTGTGGAGCTGGGACCTGCAGCTGAAGAGGACGTGCTCGGGGTTGTGGCTCCGGCTGCAGTGTTGGCATCGGCTGCATGTCGTCGGTTGTGTGCATACAAAGCGGCacttggtctggtgctgctcgCCATCTAATAAATTGGTTGAACTTCTGCGCGGGCGAGAGTGGTGTTCCCAAAGGAAGCTATTCGTCGGCAGTTGGGCAAGCGAAATATACGTCTAAACATGTTCCGCGTAAACCTGCAAACTCGAGTCAAAGAAATATGCCACGGCTCTATCCAGTTGAAACTGACGCGACATAGTATCGGATGTATACTGTGTTAGGACTTTGGACTGAACATAACCCAAATGGCTCAAGAGAGGAGGAACCAGGCGCGAAAGGTCAAAGGATGAGATGGGGGCTGGCGGAGATAATAAATAGTTTGGAGGAAGGAGGCAAAGCTGTTCGGTGGAAGTTGGAGAGAGACAGAGTCatagcaccagaccagaccagaccagaccacaccggaccatgttgacgacaCATCAGAATCACCCAGAATGCGACTTGCCTTTAGCCAACCAAGAGCCTCAGTCTTTCAAAGAACCGAAGGACCGACAAGGAGGACCAGGTGCTTTATGGATGGGGTGACATCCCGCCCTTCTGGACCCCAGTACGTCTTTCCACAAGAGCAAACCGTTGGATTCTCCTGATACTCCGCCCAAGGTGGCATGGAGATGTCaacaagcacttgagaccCCGTACCCAGTACGTCCTTCCAGAACGTTGCATGGCTGTTCCGGGATGTCAtcaggtacctaggtacttcACTCCAAGCTCTCTCTCCGCGGACATGGAATTGGGGCTTCCAAAATTACCTGGGGGAAGGGGCTTCGGAGACTGCCATCACAGCCATGCGCCAAGGTGCCTTCCCAGATAACAGCCGGAAGACGCGACTAGGAAGGGGCGACTCTGGCTGACTGACAATCATCCTGCCGCTGAACTTGAGCCATGGCAAGCCAAGAGGGTGGAGagaagagaccagaccagatgtgttgatggagataTCTATTGggggagagaagagaaacaaGCTTGCACAAGCCTCAACCATGAGCCCTTGCCTAGGCCGTTGTGGGCtcatcaaacaccatcaaccccCGTCGCTTCTCAACTTGTTTATGCAACCCAGGAAGTTTGGATCTGATCTGCTAGACGGGCCGGCGGCCTTTCCAGCCAAACGTTTGATGGATCTGCAAATGGCTGGGTGGGCTTGCGTGCTCAGACTCCTCTACAGATGTGGGCGAGATGTGGAATTTCTGTATGTGCCAGCAtcaatgaacttgactttcAGGGCCAAGCCAATCACTCAACTCATCACTCTCATAATAGCGCCAGTTGCAACCACAACCATAACCAAGTGAGCGCTCTGCGGATGATTCCGACGACGACCAAACACTACTGAAGTATCtatccaagaagaaggtacTCCATACACGAACATGTTATATTTTCCCTCAAACACCGAAGATCTCCTAAGACTAACCAAGGTATTAGTTGCCATACTAGTTTACTGCCGTCTACGATGCAATCCTCCCGCGCAACGGACCTTGTTCACTGCGCATTCTTCCAGTCTGCTCCTCATGACCAAGTGTGCCTTCCCTCGGCGCTGTGGTGTACCAGCCCGGCAAGAGTGAGACGCCACGGTGGTTTGGGCTTCAGTGTCTCAAAGCATGTGTCGCTGGACAGTTGGTATCCATGAAGCCCTGGGTGTTCGTGGAGACAAGAGCCCAGCTTGGGCTACACGTACCCAAGAAGTCGGGTGGACCATCCAACACGTCCTCAGTCTTCAGTGATATCAGTGTAGATTACTTGGGATACGAGGTTGTCGACAAGAAACAAGTACCTAGGGATCATCCGGCATGCAGCCaccaaaacatggcaaacCACACCACCCACTGGAGCTTTGCATGTTGGGAAGACCAGGAAGACTTTGAGTAATGTAAGACATTCATAAAACTAATTAGCTACTCGGCAACAATGCATCTCATGCATCATGTCGCGAATGTCACCTCAAGTCACAAGATAGTTTGGGAAGGTCTTCAGCCCTGTTCGCCAGCCTCCCTTTCCGTGCCACATCAGACCTGGCCAGACTCTTCCAGACGGATATCAGCCCCATGTCTAGCGCTCCCCAGGCGCTTTCTTCAATACTTCCGACTCGGCTGTGTACTACTTTGGGAAGCCAACCCAACAACACAGTGTCTCCAAACCTCCGGAGCACAAGCGACCCCAAACGGCCTGTCTGTGGCGTGTCATCATGCAAGGCCCCTGAGCCATGCCCCGTTCTCGGTAGTCAAGCATGGGGTGTTGGACAGACATGGGCAAACATTCGGTTTCCTCCACGATATTTGCATTCGACGACTTGTTCCAGCCGATGCGGACCACTTTCTCGAAAATGAAACTGAACTTGCTTCCTCTCGCCTTCCGCAAtccattttttttttttttggccatTGATGTAGGATTTCTAAGAGGAAATCTGTCAAGGCAAAGAGCTTCTGAGACAATTTGGCTGACGATGTCCTACTGAGGCCCTCTACCAATACTGGAGTAATACAATCCAGTCAAAGCGACAGCGTACAGCGTCCTCCGCACATACTGGGGGTTCGAACAACAAGGATACATAAGGAGTACATTGAGTCAAAGCTGATAGGTCGTTTGAGGCTGCCCAACCCTCGAAAGTCCCTGTCGATGCAATCCTCGCCTGCCAAGACAAGTCTCAAAAGCAATCAACAATGAACAACTCTGCCTGCTGGGGCGCTCTCACTTGGCGGGTTGTCTGGTCCCACGAGATGGCAGGATTGTCTTCAGCGCCTAAGCATTACCTTGGTCCTCGCCTGGCGCTTTCCACCGCCCTGAGCTtccagccagccaaagccCACCCAGCTCAGTGATTTCGGTCCAATTCCGGGGATACAAAAAGCCACTTTGCTTGCTGATCAAGCATCCCATTTTTTATATCAGGCATTGGGTCTGGCAGGGTCAACCTGAGCCGCATACAAATCTGACAACCACGCAGCAAATACCTTGAAGTGGCGCCCGTTCAGGTAttccgaagaagatgagatcGGTCATATCCGGTTAGCCACTAAATACCCGGACTGTAGCATCCGGGACGGATGTCTTGGTGCAAACGCGGCAGCGTAAAACATGTTTTAGTGTGGATGCATGAAGTACAGCACTACAGGTTGCCACAGACTGATCACAGTTGGACGAATGGATTCTGGTTACGGGCGTTTCAATTAAGCTCGGCGCAAGGCTGAGTGGTATTTACTCCATTACAGGATATTGATTAAAAACatcaaccaaccaccaaccaatCCACCCACGAGATTGCTACTCACAAGTGTTTGCCTTATCAATTGAGTAGTTCGTTGCGAGAAGAGAACGAAGGAACGGGCTCGAAATGTACACGAAACTTGGCCAAAAGTCCGTTACACCCACGCATTTATTCAAAACTCAAGACTTCGTGGGGCGATCCTCATGCACGCTGACAGGCCGTCCGACTTCTGGCTCAGCATCCAGCTGCTTGACGGTCTCAGTCATGCCAAAAagctcatccatcttctccaagctAAGACCCTTGGTCTCAGGAACGAAGAAAAATACGAAGAGACCCATGAGGACATCGAAGCtgccaaacatgaagaaCATGCCCTGTGGAGCGTGTTAGTTGGATTTTGCGGCGACACTGCTGGGATGTGAGAATCAACACTTACATAACCTTTATAACCCATGGTGTTCTGCATAGTAAGGACAGCTGGCACGGAGTGTTAGAGTGCTGTGATTTCAACAAGTTCCAAGACAACTTACTTCGAGCCATGACGAAGTTGAACAGCCATTGTGTGCCGGCACCAATAGCGACGGTCATCGCACGCAGTCGTGCAGTCGGGATCTCACTGACCAAAATCCAGCACGCGGGTCCCCAGCCAAACTGGAAGATGCTACTCACGGAATTAGCGTATGTGACAGGATGCAGTCTAGTCTCCATAAAACTTACGCTGCCCAGAGGTAAATGCAGGTAATTGCGACATATCCGAACGCAGAAACCTACAGAGCGTTAGCACAGTCGAGATCCCTGAAGTCGGCCGCAGCATAGCTTACTGGTTCTCCTGTAACTGGGGGCTGCACGCGTCCATAGATACCAATGATGAACAGCACGACAAACAGCATTGGGCTGGTCCACAACAAGCTCTTGCGTCGGCCCAAGGAGTCTGCAATGAAAAGCAAGAACATGCTGCAAGCGACAGTCTTGACGATACCGTAGACACCGGTAGCAAATAGCGATGAATCAGTTCCGTTCATACCGAGGTTTGTGAAGATTTGAGGAGCATAGTAGTTCTAAAATGGCTTAGCATAACTTCGTCCATATTGTGGAGGGAAGCAGAGTGCAATAAGGGAGGGCGTGTTCCCAACATACGATCGCATTCACACCAGTGAGCTGCTGGCAAACCATAAGAacaatggcgatgatggcacGTCGTCTGTTGGCAGGGACCTGCCACATTTCCTTCATCAAGCTCTTGAAAGTGGCCTCGCCCATCAGACGGCGTTCGTTCTCGAGTTGGTCCACCATTTCTTGAATCTCCCCAGAGACGTACTCCGAGTCGGATGGAAGTCTACAAGCAATTAGCAACCAGGTGGCTCAAATGAATCGCACAGACGTCACAGTACCCTCGCAATCTGACCAGGATCTGTGTGGTTCTCTCCCAGTCATCCTTTCGAGCAGTCCATCGAGGGCTGTAAAAAGTATTAGCTGGTTGTTAAAACAGGCCGTTTCGGTTTGACAAACCTTTCTGGAGAAACGAGCATGCCGGCAATGAGAAAGCTGTGTCATTGTTAGCATGTTTTTGTCGTCAATTAGCAGCTGGAGGCGCTTACATAGCTGGGAGAGCTTGCAAAGCTAGGGGGATAATAAAGACAGCCGGGGCTGACACGTGAAGCAAGCAGCCATAGTTGACCCAGAAGGCGATCATAATGCCAAGAACGATGAAGAGTTGATAAAAAGCTATTGGTAGACATTAGCCAGATTGACAACGGAGTAGCAAGGGTAGAGACGGCGGAACACGTACCAGTCAAACCGCCTCGGATTGCTCGAGGAACGCATTCAGACACATAGAGGGGAGTCAAAGTTGaggcagcaccaacaccaagaccagCAACGAAGCGGCCGACATACATGAGTGCCAAAGTACCATTTGCGGCAGAGGCAGCCTGAAAGACAACTCCAATGGTAGTGATGATACCTGATCCAATGAGACTCCATCGACGGCCGAATCGGTCGGCGAACCAAGAGGTGACAAAACAAGCGGCAAAGCAACCAGCCTGCAGCGTCGAGACGATATTCTGGTCCAAGTTGGACTTGTCGGTTTTAGACTTGTGCAGATACCCAAACTTGTCTCTCGTCGCGTCCATGGCGAGGACACCGCCGATGGCGCCGGTGTCCCAACCGAACAACATACCACCAAAGCACGCAGAGCACACAAGAGCCATAACTTTGGCATTATAAATTTGGTCGGGATCGGTACGCATCGCATCGTTGCGCACGATCCCTCTTAGGACCTTGGCGAAACCCATTTCGAATGAGACAGCTGCCGAAGCAACTCTGGTCTGTGCTGTGTGTTGTAAGGTAGCCGGGTGGTGGATTGAGTGCCGATGAACCTGGAGCCAACAGCCGAGATCAAGGCGCCTATGTCGTGCCTCGCGTCAAGAAGAGCTGTGCTAGACCCTGAAAACCGAGTGAGGCTAAGACAGCGTCTCTGCTTTACGATTtggatggtgaggttgaaCAAAACAAGAGCATGAGCCAAAAATGGATGGTCAGACCCTTGATATAAGAATGTCCAAAAGGTCCCAAGACCAAGGAACCAGCATGATTGGAGGAAGAGATTCTGGGGATTGCCATACCACTCGACGGAGGAATGGCTGACGGAGCTACCCTGGTCAAGTCATCTGAGGGGGGAGGGCCAAGACTTCCAAACTGCAAGACTATGCTGTGGACGATGTTCCGGGGGTGGATTCTATTCTTCATTGTGCGTGGGATCTGGgcaagccaccaccaccatccagtCCTAGCGTGTCCCAGCAGATCCAACGATCCAACGCTTGCACAGTCACGAACTTGGCGGCCCAATCGTGCTGGATCTTGATAGCATGGATGTGCTGGGTGTCCTCGAGCATCTCGTGTGAGGAGACATGCAATCGAACTCATCAGGTTACACGCAACCTGGGGCACTGGGAGCATCAACGTTGGTGACACCACTTCAGCGACCACAAGCAAAGGCCGATCATTTCATGATTGGTTCTGTATCCTTGAACTGTGCAAGCCGTCGGCCCTACTGCCCCGCCTAAAAGAGAgttgccagcaacaacctTCTAAACTGAGTTGAAAGGAGCCCGCTATGGCTGGTGTGTCATGTCACCAGGCCCGGGGCAATTCAGTTGAGCGCAATACCAGTGATACAGTCTCAACTTGCTCCCGcttggcagccatggcaaagaTGAGTTGAAATCGATGGAAAACTGCCTCATACGTATTCATGGCAGCCACATCGCAACTTCTAGCAGTATTATTTCGATTCCGTCAATCAGCTTTACTCATGATCTGTTCACAAGACAATGtatcaaccaccaacaaacaaCAGAGAATTCCACGCAAATGTTGGCAGAGCTGTCAAGTACCTTCAGCTTTCAGTGGCGGAAGATAATCTATCCACGAATAACAGGCCGTATACCCTTCGGCCGCCTCTGCCTGTTCTTCTGGACATTACCCGGCCTAGCTGTGGGTGGCTGCGTGCTAAAACAAAGCAACCACTGCCACGAGCGGGGATGAACTTGACGGTAAAGACTTCCTGAGGTCAGGCTGGCTAAATAGCCGTCGGAGAAGCAGCCACATTTGCCGGGGTCTAAAtgatggagaatggagacCGTGGGGAGACGAGATGCTTGTGGGGGAGGCTTCAGCTAGCCTCCGCCTCTGAAAGACAACATGATGGATAACAACGGGTACAGTATGCATAAACGCATGACGAGCAACTAATTGGCATTTTCCTGCCAACCATGGGGCCTGAATGACAAGACTATTGGGCCTTCCAACCCTCCGTTTCGTTACTGGATTATTGGCTTACGACCGCTGATGCCAAGACTCTTGCGTGAACCATGACAGGTGCATATATTTTCTCACACCTCTTGTTCAAGTTACCCGCCATCATGTTAGGCAAATTCCCGCCATTGGGAGTCAAAATTAGGATTGATATTCAAGGCTGACTGTTTCTTCACAAACTGGACTCATTCATCTCGGCCGACAACCACCGAGGAATTTCTGGTGGCGTCTGCCAACCGTCCAAATACGTCCTCTGGGACATCCCAGATTGGCCCGGTCTGGCGAATATGGCCGATACATACCATGCAGTCTGACCCTTTTCCATGGTGTGCTGCAGAGTCGGGATAGTTGTGCGACTGTCAATGAGGTTGGAATTGGGATCCGCATTTACAAGCATAGCACGTCTGCCAGTCGTTGTCTCCAAGGCTTTGATACCTACTGCTCCTCTGGTTGCATGGACGGCAAATGACCCGTCTTTGCCGGCAGCCCAACCTGCAGGGGTATTCGTGTCATAGTTACCAATGATTTTGGGCATTGTGCCCTCGCACCGGTCCTGGTCGTAAAGCTCCAGGTATCGGCTATTGACTGAGTTGACGTTGCAAATGGCAAACGATCCGTCTGCGGTCAGCAGTTGCCGTCCCGTCTGTATGCGGTGGATCCTGAGATGCCAGTTTGGAGCGTTTTCCGTGGATGGTACAAGGATGGAGGTGATTTCGACGTCGCTGAATGGTTTCCAGCGCGACACGAGGACTGGCTTGTCGTCGCGGTATTCGATGCCCGCATACTCCGAGATTCGCCTCGTCTTCCAGTACTCCCCTCCATCATCGGAGAGGCCAAGCTGGGATGCCAAGGCGTATTGTTCGAGTGAGAAGAGTCCAGGCGGCACCGAAAATCCAAAGGCACTACTGTAGGCAAATGCCCCATACTTGGCGTGTGTCGCCTTCATCGGATAGCCACATGCCTGACCTGACGATAATAGCATACAATGTCCACCAAGATGGCTTTTTTAGGGGAAGAGAGAGGTTAGAGAAGTGGTGAAACTATGATTGGCGGTAAATTGCGGCTCACCTCACGATATGTCCGGGGTGTGGGAGCTCTTTGACGCTAGGCACTGCGTGGCTGAAGGGTTCTTCCTTGGATGTCCAAAACGGATGGCTTTCGGGCACTGCCAGACAAATGAAGGCCAGGCATGCCCAGTACTGCCCATGTTGGTAAGAACAAATTTCTGAAACCATTGCGCCTTGTACCAGGAAATTAACTCACCGGACTTGCTGGGCTGTTGTAGTTTTCGGTCAACTATTCCCGAGAGGATTAGACAAACATTTTACAGACGAAAATGACAGCCTTATCCAGATTGGATTCTCACTTACATACATGTTGGGATAAGAGTATCCCAGGGACAAGGTGCCACTAGACGTCCACATTTCGGTTTGCGTCTGCCACCAGCGAAGATTGCGGAGAACAATGCCCTTTACCATTCCCCAAGTCAAGGGCGTGGGCAATTCGACATTGGCATACGCCAACGAAccccaaaaagaaaccaTGGCAAATCGATAGCCGACACTTCGTCCAAAGGGAATGGCTCTGCCTTGATCATCATAGTAATGCACCAAGTCAAGAGCTGCGAGTTGAGCTCGCTTTCTAAACTCGGCAGCACGGTCCGGAtcctcatcgccagcaaGCTCTGCGTATAACAGCTGCAGGAATTGGATTGCGAAGCTTGACGAGTAGTAATCCATTTCTGGTGATGTCAGCTCTGCTTGTTTTCGATTCCCCTCAACTTATTCGATCTCAGTTGGCAGTTGGACCTACGGTGAATCCCTTCAGGCCCATCATTCGACCACCCGTCGCCGCGATAAAATGTGTCAAGGTGTTTGATATCTCGGTCGAGTCTCTCCTGGGAGCACTTGGCACCACACTTTTTGAGCCCGAGATTTGCGAAGACACGGAACCAAAGCCAATTCGTATTGGGCATGCTACTTTAGTCAGCGAGGATGGTCCATTTGGCAGTTGTGGACGTACTTCTTTTCGTTGATTGAGTTTCCCAGCCATTTCTCAATATTGTGTTGCTCACGCTCAGAGAAGCGATCCCAGATCCCAGGTATAACGGCCAGCGCGAACCCTTTTTATAAAATCTTGTCAGCGAGATGTTTTCGCGCCGTAAGGCCACTCATACTTACCTAGAGGGCACATCTCAACCATTCGTTGGTCATTGTCTCTAGGATATCCCCAGAATTCAGGGCTGTCAGGATCGGTGCCAGCCTTGATACCTTGAATCCACCAGTCTGTGCCTCTGTACTCCCCGTGTCCAGCGAGCAAAGCTGCCAAACCCCAGAGTGGCCGGCATATTCCTTCGACCTCAGAGGCTGTTTGGTCGAAACGAACGGCTGTTCCGCCGGGACACTTGACTCTGGCCTTTGAAGGTGAGAAGAATGGCTCGAGCGGATCGAGAACCGTTCGCAGAAGGTCTTGCACGGAAGCTCGATCGTGAATATGGACCTTGCTAAAGGGGTGGGACTCGTTGTATCCTAGATTGAGCACCATGATGTCTTTACGTGAAGTGAATTACAGTCTATTGGCAGAACGACTGACGACAGTACAGATTACAGTTGGATTAAATGGAATCGAAGAATATTTTATCACAAACGTCCAGTCCTTTCTCATCGGAAGCTTACCTCCCAGCTGGTGGGGGATCAGCGCCGCCGGCAAGGGTATTGGAGCTGTTCAggttggctgttggctgttgaGGCTAAAACAGTTATTAGCCTTCGGGTTGAAAGCCGCAGCTTGGTTCGTAGTGGGGCAACTTCGCAACATCTTGGACCGAGAAGACGGCGCTGGGGTCGGTTGATGAGAGCATCTGTGTCATTGATTGAATGTTCTTGTTCATGTAATCCCTATTTGCTCAGAGAATGACATGGTAGCTGTGGCTCAACTTACATGCTCATGGCTTATTAAAGACTGGAGTGCTGTGACATGCTGACCACTGTGGCTACCGCTAACTGTCTCTCTGTGacgtcaacattgaagtttgtTGTTTTGTCCTACCCTGCATCGACCTGAAGTTGGACATTTCGCACTTGACCACATCTGCAACAATGAGTTTACCTCCACCCAAAGACTCCCCACCATCACTATGAACCATCATGCCGTAGTTTCCACAGAGCCATGTAAACCACCTTAACCTTCTCGCACCCGCCACGCAATGGGTCCCAGAAAGAAGGCCGTTCCAAAACGAAAATCCAAATGGACACCCGAGAGAATCGTCACCGACCGCAAATCGCCTCTCGCAAGTGCCGATCTACGGGTTTGTGCCTTCCTCCTCGTATCAAACTTTCTCGcagctaacattgaacacttGGTCTCCAGAGCATCCTCTCCAACCCACTGTCCTGGACATCATTAACCATtgaggagagaaaagaaattcTCTCCCTATTTCCGGACAAGGCACATACGCTAGACGCAGACACCGATGATGCTCGCCCGAATTTTGAAACCCTCCTCAATGACGACTCCTTCCGCTATGACTGTGCTGCGTATGTGGATAATTTGGGGAGCGGGAGACATGATCCGGTTTGGTTGGAGGATGCGTGGAGGGCGCATGAGATGAGGAAGGCAGGCGAGTTTgagacatggctggaggAGAAGTTTGTGGAGGATTGGGGCGTTGAGATTCCGGAGGATATGAGGGCGAAGAAGCGACGGGATGATGGGGAGACGGGGCAGAatgaggatggggatgcgAAGAGGGAAGTGGTGGATGATAAGAGGGATGAGGAACAGGAAGAGGGAGGAAagggtggtgaagttgatgctCGGAAGGAAGAGGGAATGGCTaagacatcgacaccaaagTCTGATGTGACTATGGATGAAATTATTGTACGAGCCTAATTACTTAATGACTAGATTAGCTTAGCTTCATGATGCTGGAGCTTGAAGCTGTCTGAACCTAACCTTGGGAGTGGGAGAACTGACATCTGGAGTGACAGATTGTGGGGCAGTGACGAAGGTGGGGCAAATTTTTTGACTGACATTTTGAGGTCCAACTTTTGCATCTCATCGCATCCGACTGACTTCAAAAGTTTACGCGGCAGACAACATCTGTGTCGCAGACTGTTGAAATATGGCGTCCACAAATAAAATTCACAACCGATCGCACAgtttgttgctgctgcagaagctgttgaatc is a window of Pochonia chlamydosporia 170 chromosome 5, whole genome shotgun sequence DNA encoding:
- a CDS encoding MFS quinate transporter (similar to Neosartorya fischeri NRRL 181 XP_001257813.1), producing MGFAKVLRGIVRNDAMRTDPDQIYNAKVMALVCSACFGGMLFGWDTGAIGGVLAMDATRDKFGYLHKSKTDKSNLDQNIVSTLQAGCFAACFVTSWFADRFGRRWSLIGSGIITTIGVVFQAASAANGTLALMYVGRFVAGLGVGAASTLTPLYVSECVPRAIRGGLTAFYQLFIVLGIMIAFWVNYGCLLHVSAPAVFIIPLALQALPAIFLIAGMLVSPESPRWTARKDDWERTTQILVRLRGLPSDSEYVSGEIQEMVDQLENERRLMGEATFKSLMKEMWQVPANRRRAIIAIVLMVCQQLTGVNAINYYAPQIFTNLGMNGTDSSLFATGVYGIVKTVACSMFLLFIADSLGRRKSLLWTSPMLFVVLFIIGIYGRVQPPVTGEPVSAFGYVAITCIYLWAAIFQFGWGPACWILVSEIPTARLRAMTVAIGAGTQWLFNFVMARTVLTMQNTMGYKGYGMFFMFGSFDVLMGLFVFFFVPETKGLSLEKMDELFGMTETVKQLDAEPEVGRPVSVHEDRPTKS
- a CDS encoding short chain dehydrogenase/reductase family protein (similar to Cordyceps militaris CM01 XP_006672361.1) gives rise to the protein MADEESQPVATHNSPRTWLLTAALSPLAVRLIRQLLSHGDYVVACLPPQEIDHEQRSAEFRELIAECKSNRKDREGWKDRIRGFRCEDNMSSSLSAVAEAVDVFGRIDILLCCRSEAVVATVEELSTNPHTQSLARQQFESNFFSQVNFIKAALPQLRKQHTGHIIALTSVCGHLGTPGLSMFSAATWALEGYCDSLAYEVAPFNIKVTIVQPNMEIQSLTSRLTFAPQVPAYIDAYPTAPNVRDMLSNVLNSDPDTAVPDSLDYRATPSTPGSMSLEPEPGRGDIFSRYPKLPQNAADALVNETVHALTAIGGHENPPSRHIVGAEAALAVKEKLKTVTEEMEDFVDSSLAVDIFDSELKEEAKKGKKPRDNSSEAGGASQTA